A genomic region of Solanum dulcamara chromosome 2, daSolDulc1.2, whole genome shotgun sequence contains the following coding sequences:
- the LOC129872730 gene encoding agamous-like MADS-box protein AGL80 produces the protein MAQELNAFHGVEIASVFYSDYHKKPIIYPNHAAATKIIKSFRKLSVQEQSKIMVTQEESVKQIIKKMKEELQKIRKENRFKELTNKMYKLKQEGRSVDMNFDELNDLLYVIKEYLKQIHELMKAKASEADSTSVNHRQDTMVH, from the coding sequence ATGGCTCAGGAACTCAACGCCTTTCATGGTGTTGAGATTGCTAGTGTATTTTACAGTGATTACCACAAAAAACCTATCATATATCCAAATCATGCTGCTGCTACAAAAATCATTAAAAGTTTTAGAAAATTATCGGTGCAGGAGCAATCTAAAATCATGGTGACACAAGAGGAGTCAGTTAAGCAAATAATTAAGAAGATGAAGGAAGAACTTCAGAAGATAAGAAAGGAGAACAGGTTCAAGGAGTTGACAAATAAAATGTATAAATTGAAACAAGAAGGCCGTTCCGTTGACATGAATTTTGATGAACTCAACGATCTATTGTACGTGATAAAAGAATATCTCAAACAAATACATGAATTGATGAAAGCAAAAGCTAGCGAAGCGGATTCCACATCTGTTAACCATAGGCAAGATACCATGGTTCACTAG